Proteins encoded by one window of Ignavibacteriota bacterium:
- a CDS encoding Gfo/Idh/MocA family oxidoreductase, with protein MKVGIIGLGYWGPNLVRNFMAHPEVQQVYGCDLSDDRLKFIKSRFPSVEVLKDYNELLLKDIDIIAIATPVDTHFKFGKMALDAGKNIWVEKPFTATSNEAIQLIEIAEKKNLKIFVDHTFIYTGAVQKMRQLVDSGEMGEIRYFDSVRINLGLFQHDVNVIWDLAPHDLSIMNYLMPNYKVSAVSAHGIANYYDHENVAHLSVYFENNCFAHFHVNWTSPVKIRRMLVGGDKKMLVFDDMENFEKIKVYDAGVEMSSKEKIHEALVQYRMGDMYSPKVKATEALALGASEFISAIKENRAPITNGVDGLNVVKILEASEKSIKNKGKLIEINQLESVK; from the coding sequence ATGAAAGTTGGAATTATTGGATTAGGATATTGGGGTCCAAACTTAGTTAGAAATTTTATGGCACATCCGGAAGTTCAGCAGGTATATGGATGCGATTTAAGTGATGACAGATTAAAATTCATTAAATCAAGATTTCCCTCGGTAGAAGTTTTAAAGGATTATAACGAACTGCTGCTTAAAGATATCGACATTATTGCAATCGCAACTCCTGTTGATACGCATTTCAAATTTGGAAAAATGGCTCTTGATGCAGGAAAAAACATTTGGGTCGAGAAACCATTTACCGCAACTTCTAATGAAGCAATTCAATTAATTGAAATAGCTGAAAAAAAGAATCTAAAAATATTTGTTGATCACACATTTATCTATACAGGAGCTGTCCAAAAAATGCGTCAACTTGTCGATTCAGGAGAAATGGGTGAAATTAGGTATTTTGATTCCGTAAGAATTAACCTAGGTTTGTTCCAGCACGATGTAAATGTGATTTGGGATTTGGCACCTCATGATTTATCAATTATGAATTATCTTATGCCGAATTATAAAGTTTCTGCAGTTTCAGCTCATGGAATTGCAAATTATTATGATCATGAAAACGTAGCTCATCTTTCTGTCTATTTTGAAAATAATTGCTTTGCTCATTTTCATGTAAATTGGACATCCCCGGTAAAAATAAGAAGAATGCTTGTCGGCGGAGATAAAAAAATGCTCGTTTTTGATGATATGGAAAACTTTGAAAAAATTAAAGTTTACGACGCAGGAGTTGAAATGTCATCCAAAGAAAAAATTCACGAAGCCCTTGTGCAATATAGAATGGGTGATATGTATTCGCCAAAAGTTAAAGCAACAGAAGCATTAGCATTGGGTGCCTCTGAATTTATTTCTGCAATTAAAGAAAACAGAGCTCCTATTACAAATGGTGTTGACGGATTAAATGTTGTTAAAATTTTAGAAGCAAGTGAAAAATCAATTAAAAATAAAGGCAAGCTAATTGAAATCAATCAGTTAGAATCAGTTAAATAA
- a CDS encoding glycosyltransferase family 4 protein, translated as MLLQSPFPPDIRVEREINSLFENGFKIGILCNQYIKNNSPKFPNCEIFRINALFSNTILNKILNFPLFINPRFVIKIFQIYWKFKPDFIHAHDLPMVPLALLIKKFFKKPVVFDVHESYPEALIFFKKKGFVNFLFKNPKLAKILEKYCLKKSDILIVVVEEHKQKLIDQNVSENKIFVVSNTVDLKTFCIQNPKTSIKEKYYDKFIFLYTGIVSNERGLEVPIKAIPIIKKVLHNVLFMIVGEGPAKNDLIKFVNILNINDNVEFFSWPGHSKIADYMYSANVCIIPQPSNDFINSGVPNKLFEYMSQGKTVLVSDAKPMSRIILETNSGKVFKSNDEYDFAKS; from the coding sequence ATGCTTTTACAGTCTCCATTTCCACCGGATATTAGAGTTGAAAGAGAAATAAATTCATTATTCGAAAATGGATTCAAAATTGGAATTTTATGTAATCAATATATCAAAAACAACTCGCCTAAATTTCCAAACTGTGAAATCTTTAGAATTAATGCTTTATTTAGTAATACAATACTAAATAAAATTTTAAATTTTCCTTTGTTTATAAATCCTAGATTTGTTATTAAAATTTTTCAAATTTATTGGAAATTTAAACCAGATTTTATTCATGCACACGATTTACCTATGGTTCCATTAGCTTTGCTTATTAAGAAGTTTTTTAAAAAACCTGTCGTTTTTGATGTTCATGAAAGCTATCCCGAAGCTTTGATTTTTTTCAAAAAGAAAGGTTTTGTAAATTTTTTATTTAAAAATCCTAAACTTGCTAAAATTCTTGAAAAATACTGTTTGAAAAAATCAGATATACTAATTGTTGTAGTTGAAGAACATAAACAAAAATTAATTGATCAAAATGTTTCTGAAAATAAAATATTTGTAGTTTCCAATACTGTTGATTTAAAAACGTTTTGTATTCAAAATCCTAAAACTTCAATTAAAGAAAAATATTATGATAAATTTATATTTCTTTATACCGGGATAGTTAGCAATGAAAGAGGTTTGGAAGTGCCTATTAAGGCAATTCCTATAATAAAAAAAGTGTTACATAATGTTTTATTTATGATTGTAGGTGAAGGACCAGCAAAAAATGATTTGATTAAATTTGTGAACATTTTGAATATAAATGATAATGTTGAATTTTTCTCATGGCCTGGACATAGTAAAATTGCTGATTATATGTATTCTGCAAATGTTTGTATTATACCACAACCTAGTAATGATTTTATTAATTCTGGAGTACCTAATAAATTATTTGAATATATGTCACAAGGAAAAACTGTTTTAGTTTCTGATGCAAAACCGATGAGCAGAATTATTTTAGAAACCAATTCCGGCAAAGTCTTTAAATCAAATGATGAATATGATTTTGCTAAAAGTTGA
- a CDS encoding DegT/DnrJ/EryC1/StrS family aminotransferase: MKVPFLDLKAQYNTIKDEVLPAIHNVLENTAYVLGKPVFEFESRFAAEHGAKHCVALSSGTDGNHVALWALGIKPGDEIIIPANTFIATAWGATLCGATPVFVDCHPESYNIDPSKVEAAITPKTKAIVAVHLYGQAADMDPLREIAKKHNIYLLEDAAQSHFAEYKGKRIGALSDITSYSFYPGKNLGAYGEGGAITTNSDELATLSKMLRDHGGKEKYNHEILGHNYRMEGIQGAVLGVKLNHLNNWTDGRRSVAAKYRELLSDVNGIKLPTEMDYAKHVYHLFVIQVLGKDGEGRSEVRNNLQKFLGDNDIATGLHYPLPLHQQKCFENLGYKYGDFPVTEALAEQGLSLPMFPELTDEQINFVSEKIHEFFKK, encoded by the coding sequence ATGAAAGTTCCTTTTCTTGATTTGAAAGCTCAATATAATACAATTAAAGACGAAGTTTTGCCCGCAATTCATAATGTACTTGAAAATACAGCTTATGTATTAGGAAAACCCGTTTTTGAATTTGAATCGCGTTTTGCAGCTGAACATGGAGCAAAACATTGCGTTGCTTTAAGTTCCGGAACAGATGGAAATCATGTTGCTTTATGGGCATTGGGAATTAAACCGGGAGATGAAATTATTATCCCAGCTAATACTTTTATTGCAACTGCATGGGGTGCAACTTTATGCGGCGCAACTCCTGTTTTTGTAGATTGTCATCCAGAAAGTTACAATATTGATCCTTCCAAAGTTGAAGCCGCAATTACTCCTAAAACCAAAGCTATTGTGGCAGTCCATTTATACGGACAAGCAGCCGATATGGATCCGCTAAGAGAAATTGCAAAAAAACATAATATTTATTTGCTTGAAGATGCTGCTCAATCACACTTTGCAGAATATAAAGGTAAAAGAATTGGAGCACTTTCAGATATTACTTCTTATAGTTTTTATCCTGGTAAAAATCTTGGGGCATATGGTGAAGGCGGTGCAATTACTACAAATAGTGATGAATTAGCTACTTTATCAAAAATGCTTAGAGATCACGGAGGTAAAGAAAAATATAATCATGAAATTCTTGGCCATAATTATAGAATGGAAGGAATTCAAGGAGCTGTATTAGGCGTTAAGTTGAATCATTTGAATAATTGGACTGATGGAAGAAGAAGTGTAGCAGCAAAATATAGAGAGCTTCTGTCGGATGTTAATGGAATTAAACTTCCCACTGAAATGGATTATGCAAAACATGTTTATCATCTCTTCGTAATTCAAGTATTAGGCAAAGACGGTGAAGGAAGATCTGAAGTTAGAAACAATTTGCAAAAATTTCTTGGTGATAATGATATTGCAACAGGTTTACATTACCCGCTTCCTTTACATCAGCAAAAATGTTTTGAAAATTTAGGGTATAAATACGGAGATTTTCCAGTAACTGAAGCTTTAGCAGAACAAGGATTATCTTTACCTATGTTTCCGGAATTAACTGACGAACAAATAAATTTTGTTTCGGAAAAAATTCATGAGTTCTTTAAAAAATAA
- a CDS encoding N-acetyltransferase gives MEKKNINNVKLGKDVRIFDFVNLYGCSIDDGTKVGTFVEIQKGASIGKNCKISSHTFICEGVHIGDGVFVGHNVTFINDKYPRAVNPDGSMQTEADWKLIETFVKDKVSIGSSSTIMGGVTIGENSIIGAGAVVTKDVPANVVVAGVPAKIIKKL, from the coding sequence ATGGAAAAGAAAAATATCAATAATGTAAAATTAGGAAAAGATGTTAGAATTTTCGACTTTGTTAATTTGTACGGATGTTCAATTGATGACGGAACAAAAGTCGGTACTTTTGTTGAAATTCAAAAAGGCGCATCAATTGGCAAAAATTGCAAAATTTCATCGCACACTTTTATTTGTGAAGGTGTTCACATTGGCGACGGAGTTTTTGTAGGGCATAATGTTACATTTATAAATGATAAATATCCGCGTGCGGTAAATCCAGATGGCAGTATGCAAACTGAAGCTGATTGGAAACTAATTGAAACATTTGTAAAAGATAAAGTTTCAATTGGTTCATCTTCTACAATTATGGGTGGCGTTACAATTGGTGAAAATTCAATAATAGGTGCCGGAGCAGTAGTAACAAAAGATGTTCCTGCAAATGTTGTTGTAGCCGGTGTACCTGCTAAAATCATTAAAAAATTATAA
- a CDS encoding acetyl-CoA carboxylase carboxyltransferase subunit alpha, with product MAKNILEFEKPIFELEKKIEEMKKLEDNLDITAEISNLESKVNLLKKNIYENLTRWQRVQLARHSERPYTLDYIFLMTENFIELHGDRHFKDDKAIVGGFATIDGQKVMLIGHQKGRDTKSNLERNFGMPNPEGYRKALRLMKLAEKFNIPIVTLLDTPGAYPGIEAEERGQAEAIAKNLFEMSRLKVPVIVVIIGEGASGGALGMGVGDRILMLENTWYSVISPESCSSILWRSWEFKEQAAEALKLTAPDLLELNIIDRIVPEPLGGAHRDHKVIADTLKQILIEEISLLKKIKPEKLISNRIEKFGKMGVYQE from the coding sequence ATGGCAAAAAATATATTGGAATTTGAAAAACCAATCTTTGAGCTTGAAAAGAAAATTGAGGAAATGAAAAAACTTGAGGACAATCTTGATATAACCGCGGAAATTTCAAATTTGGAAAGTAAGGTAAATCTACTTAAAAAAAATATATATGAAAATTTAACTCGATGGCAGAGAGTGCAGCTTGCCCGGCATTCGGAAAGACCTTATACTCTTGATTATATTTTCTTAATGACTGAGAATTTTATTGAACTTCACGGTGACAGACATTTTAAAGACGATAAAGCAATAGTCGGCGGATTTGCGACTATTGATGGTCAAAAAGTAATGTTAATCGGACATCAAAAAGGAAGAGATACAAAATCAAATTTGGAAAGAAATTTTGGAATGCCCAATCCGGAAGGATATAGAAAAGCTTTACGATTGATGAAACTTGCCGAGAAATTTAATATTCCAATTGTTACTTTATTGGATACTCCGGGCGCATACCCGGGAATTGAAGCCGAAGAAAGAGGTCAAGCCGAAGCAATTGCAAAAAATCTATTTGAAATGAGCCGTTTGAAAGTTCCGGTAATTGTTGTTATTATTGGTGAAGGCGCTAGCGGCGGCGCGTTGGGAATGGGCGTTGGCGACAGAATTTTAATGCTAGAAAATACTTGGTATTCTGTAATAAGTCCCGAATCTTGTTCCAGTATTTTATGGAGAAGCTGGGAATTTAAAGAACAAGCTGCAGAAGCTTTAAAATTAACCGCACCGGATTTACTTGAATTAAATATTATCGATAGAATAGTTCCTGAACCACTTGGCGGAGCCCACAGAGATCACAAAGTAATAGCTGATACATTAAAACAAATTTTAATTGAAGAAATTTCGCTGTTAAAGAAAATTAAACCGGAAAAATTAATTTCAAATAGAATTGAGAAATTCGGTAAAATGGGAGTGTACCAAGAATAA
- a CDS encoding polyprenol monophosphomannose synthase has translation MKSIVIIPTFNELNNIKKLVPELLTLYENLDILVVDDNSPDGTGSFIDNLSKDNSRVKLISRVKKQGLGTAYVAGYKYMLKNGYDIAFQMDADFSHDPKEISNFLKYVDEYDLIIGSRYIQGVNVINWPMKRLLLSYFANYYTKVITGLPLKDSTGGFKCFKRKVLETINLDEIKSNGYAFQIEMNYKAWIKGFKLKEVSIIFMDRVAGTSKMSKKIVKEAIFRVWKLRFRHMLGILK, from the coding sequence GTGAAATCAATTGTTATTATACCAACATTTAATGAGTTGAACAATATTAAGAAATTAGTACCTGAGCTTTTAACTCTTTATGAGAATTTAGATATTCTCGTTGTCGATGATAACTCGCCCGACGGAACGGGAAGTTTTATAGATAATTTAAGCAAAGACAACTCTAGAGTTAAATTAATTTCACGGGTTAAAAAGCAAGGACTTGGAACAGCATATGTCGCCGGTTACAAATATATGCTTAAAAATGGTTATGATATTGCGTTTCAAATGGACGCTGATTTTTCTCATGATCCAAAAGAAATTTCTAATTTTTTAAAGTATGTTGATGAATATGATCTTATAATTGGAAGCAGATACATTCAAGGAGTTAATGTTATAAACTGGCCAATGAAAAGACTGTTGCTGAGTTATTTTGCAAATTATTATACTAAAGTTATTACTGGATTACCGCTTAAAGACAGCACCGGCGGCTTTAAATGTTTTAAACGAAAAGTTTTAGAAACAATAAATCTTGATGAGATCAAATCAAACGGCTACGCATTTCAGATCGAAATGAATTACAAAGCATGGATAAAAGGATTTAAATTGAAAGAAGTCTCTATAATTTTTATGGATAGAGTTGCTGGTACTTCAAAAATGTCGAAAAAAATTGTTAAAGAAGCAATCTTCAGAGTTTGGAAATTACGATTTAGACACATGCTTGGAATTTTGAAATAA
- a CDS encoding sugar transferase, with the protein MNKKLEKIFVVGIDFLTINLTWFVYYFVRVNSGLFSIFTSPEFFLSMLIIYFYWLLIFTFVGMYRTWFASSRFDELTSLFKASFAGIFILFTLILSDDLLHNEQSGNRFLIFFYWGMFLFFVGFGRLFVRSLQRKLLINGFGRRNTLIVGFNSKAKDIHRKIQKYRGLGLDVAGYIAVNEKNIGKKFDGVEVLDNVTNIEKVIKKVNAQEVILSLEKNEDDILIYVISKCEDEKVNLKIVPDLYEIISGQARTMQIYGFPLIDIMPQLMPEWEKKVKRFLDIFFSLIGIIFLSPILLIVSILIKLDSKGPLIFKQERTGMNGKVFNVYKFRSMVKDAERKSGPVWSSKDDPRITNVGKFIRKVRIDEIPQMFNVLKGEMSLVGPRPERPFFVEKLAKEIPLYKRRLKVRPGITGWAQVKHKYDESIEDVHTKLRFDLFYIENMSLRMDFKILFRTIFVVIFGKGHFE; encoded by the coding sequence TTGAATAAAAAATTAGAAAAAATATTTGTAGTAGGAATCGATTTTTTAACGATAAATCTTACTTGGTTTGTATATTATTTTGTAAGAGTAAATTCCGGGTTATTCAGCATATTTACTTCACCGGAATTTTTTCTTAGTATGCTGATTATTTATTTCTATTGGCTGCTAATTTTTACATTTGTAGGAATGTATAGAACCTGGTTTGCAAGCTCACGTTTTGATGAATTAACTTCTTTATTCAAAGCTTCATTTGCAGGAATCTTTATTCTTTTTACTCTTATATTGTCTGACGATTTATTGCACAATGAACAATCCGGAAATCGTTTTTTAATATTTTTTTATTGGGGAATGTTTCTTTTTTTCGTTGGTTTCGGAAGGTTGTTTGTACGAAGCTTGCAAAGAAAACTACTTATCAATGGCTTTGGAAGAAGAAATACACTAATTGTCGGATTCAATTCAAAAGCTAAAGATATTCATAGAAAAATTCAAAAATACCGAGGACTCGGACTTGACGTTGCCGGATACATTGCGGTGAATGAAAAAAATATTGGTAAAAAATTTGACGGTGTAGAAGTTTTGGATAATGTTACAAATATTGAAAAAGTTATAAAAAAAGTTAATGCTCAAGAAGTGATTTTATCTTTAGAAAAAAATGAAGATGATATACTGATATATGTTATTTCAAAATGCGAGGATGAAAAAGTTAATCTCAAAATTGTTCCGGACTTATACGAAATTATAAGCGGTCAAGCACGAACAATGCAGATTTATGGTTTTCCTTTAATAGACATCATGCCGCAGCTCATGCCGGAATGGGAAAAAAAAGTTAAAAGATTTTTGGATATTTTTTTCTCACTAATTGGTATAATATTTTTATCGCCGATTTTATTGATTGTTTCAATTTTAATAAAATTAGACAGTAAAGGTCCATTAATTTTTAAGCAGGAAAGAACCGGAATGAATGGAAAGGTGTTTAATGTTTATAAATTTCGATCAATGGTTAAAGATGCCGAAAGAAAATCGGGACCGGTTTGGTCTTCAAAAGATGATCCGAGAATAACAAATGTGGGAAAGTTTATTAGAAAAGTAAGAATTGATGAAATTCCTCAAATGTTCAACGTTTTAAAAGGTGAAATGAGTTTAGTCGGGCCTAGACCGGAACGACCTTTTTTTGTTGAGAAATTAGCTAAAGAAATTCCGTTATATAAAAGAAGATTAAAAGTTCGACCTGGAATAACGGGTTGGGCACAAGTAAAACATAAGTATGATGAAAGCATTGAAGATGTTCATACAAAATTAAGATTTGACCTTTTTTATATAGAAAATATGTCATTAAGAATGGATTTTAAAATTTTATTCAGAACAATATTTGTTGTAATATTCGGCAAGGGACATTTCGAGTGA
- a CDS encoding glycosyltransferase, giving the protein MIDLSIIIVNYNVKEYLLNLLDSIKQASKNISTEIIVVDNNSDDGSIPAINEKYPEVRTIQNNVNVGFGAANNQALEISSGKFILLLNPDTIVRENTFSEMINFLEQNPKVGIAGCKVLNPDGTLQLACRRSFPKPWVSFTKVTGLSKIFPNSKLFAKYNLTYLDENKSYEVDAISGSFMMMTREAYNKVGGFDTDFFMYGEDLDLCYRIQKAGLKVFYVHKTEIIHYKGESTKRSKIDETKIFYNAMHLFVSKHFSSSFIVEIILQFAIILRKAFAFANKNKLVIISVTFDFIIYIFLIYFSEQIHSNEKWPGFPDIFKPWVYIIPAVIQILISTLSGVYKRNSFSVLKNFIALFIGMVAITSLTFFFKQFAFSRVVVLLTYVFAVIAFSLWRIIYKLIWLNKSSSNDLPLRTVLVGIDGTALNFLNKLRSNLTIQYKLVGLIGLNIKDIDKQIENLKVIGSLENLTKVIREHQISNVIFSTESIGFDKIFSTVSQCQGENVNFLMSGSELDFMVGKSTITHVENVPLLKVEYNISMFIHKFIKRIFDIILSLILMFLIYPFVWLFSKIGLKRTFLINSLLQIPEVFIGRKSFVGPQNEEFYQDLYLGKKGITGLWFTENINENDVEEKIRINLFYAKNQNIWLDLEILGKSISKIFENMEK; this is encoded by the coding sequence ATGATTGATCTATCAATAATAATCGTTAATTATAACGTAAAGGAATATTTATTGAATTTGCTTGATTCTATAAAACAAGCTTCAAAGAATATTTCTACTGAAATAATTGTTGTTGATAATAATTCCGATGACGGCAGCATTCCCGCAATAAATGAAAAATATCCGGAAGTTCGTACTATTCAAAACAACGTAAATGTTGGTTTTGGAGCAGCAAATAATCAAGCATTGGAAATTTCTTCCGGTAAATTTATTTTACTTTTAAATCCTGATACTATAGTAAGAGAAAATACATTTTCTGAAATGATAAATTTTCTTGAACAAAATCCAAAAGTTGGAATTGCAGGTTGTAAAGTCTTAAATCCCGATGGCACTCTTCAATTAGCCTGTAGAAGAAGTTTTCCAAAACCCTGGGTTTCCTTTACAAAAGTTACCGGTTTGAGCAAAATTTTTCCGAATAGTAAATTGTTCGCAAAATATAATTTGACATATCTTGACGAAAATAAATCATATGAAGTCGACGCAATTTCCGGTTCGTTTATGATGATGACCAGAGAAGCGTATAATAAAGTTGGCGGATTTGATACCGATTTTTTTATGTACGGCGAAGATTTAGATTTGTGTTATAGAATTCAAAAAGCTGGTTTAAAAGTATTTTATGTGCACAAAACGGAAATTATTCATTACAAAGGAGAAAGTACAAAACGAAGTAAAATTGACGAGACGAAAATCTTTTATAATGCGATGCATCTTTTTGTAAGTAAACATTTTTCTTCTTCATTTATCGTAGAAATCATTCTACAATTTGCAATAATATTGCGTAAAGCTTTTGCTTTTGCAAATAAAAATAAACTCGTCATTATTTCCGTAACTTTTGATTTTATAATTTACATTTTTCTAATTTATTTCTCAGAACAAATTCATTCAAATGAAAAATGGCCCGGTTTTCCAGACATATTCAAACCTTGGGTCTACATAATTCCAGCGGTTATTCAAATTTTAATTTCTACTTTGAGCGGAGTTTATAAAAGAAATTCCTTTTCTGTGTTGAAAAATTTTATTGCTTTGTTCATTGGAATGGTTGCAATTACATCATTGACTTTTTTCTTTAAACAATTTGCTTTCAGTAGAGTTGTAGTTTTGTTAACATACGTATTTGCCGTTATTGCGTTTTCGTTGTGGCGAATAATTTACAAATTAATTTGGCTCAATAAATCATCGAGTAACGATTTGCCTTTAAGAACCGTTCTTGTTGGAATTGACGGAACAGCATTAAATTTTTTAAATAAACTTCGATCTAATTTAACTATTCAATATAAATTAGTCGGATTAATTGGATTGAATATCAAAGATATTGATAAGCAAATAGAGAATTTAAAAGTGATTGGTTCACTGGAAAATTTAACTAAAGTAATTCGTGAACATCAAATTAGCAATGTTATTTTTTCAACAGAAAGCATTGGCTTCGATAAAATTTTTTCAACAGTTTCACAGTGCCAAGGTGAAAACGTTAATTTTTTAATGTCCGGAAGCGAACTTGATTTTATGGTAGGTAAATCGACCATAACTCATGTTGAAAATGTTCCGCTGTTAAAAGTTGAATATAATATTTCTATGTTTATTCATAAATTTATTAAAAGAATTTTTGATATAATTCTTTCCTTAATTTTAATGTTTTTGATTTATCCGTTTGTATGGCTGTTTTCAAAAATTGGTTTGAAAAGAACATTTTTAATTAATTCACTTTTACAAATTCCTGAAGTTTTTATTGGAAGAAAAAGTTTTGTCGGTCCGCAAAATGAGGAATTTTATCAGGATTTATATTTGGGAAAAAAGGGAATTACAGGACTTTGGTTTACTGAAAATATAAATGAAAACGACGTAGAAGAAAAAATCAGAATAAATTTATTTTATGCAAAAAATCAAAATATATGGTTAGATTTAGAAATATTAGGTAAATCTATTTCTAAAATATTTGAAAACATGGAGAAATAA
- a CDS encoding glycosyltransferase family 2 protein, with protein MVNNSEKIREQKFSVVIPCRNEERYIGKCLDSIFNQNYPISKIEIIVVDGISEDNTINIIKEYQKKFNNIILLTNQFKKTPQGLNIGIKNSSGEIIVILGAHATIDKNFIKFNNELIQEKNVYVTGGTQENLGLTFTQNLIGTAMELPFAMGSAKYRWSNKEQYVDTVVYAAYKKELFNEIGYFEENFTISEDAELNWRIRNAGYKILYSPKIKSYYYPRDSIISFIKQIFRYGILRVNVVKKHFNSIKLLHLIPPIFVIILIITFLTSLLYKVGFNVLLIELGIYFLINIITIFLKLFPNKLSYLLFMPFLIFIMHISWGTGFIYGLIKSKETVI; from the coding sequence TTGGTCAATAATTCCGAAAAAATACGAGAACAAAAATTTTCAGTTGTTATTCCTTGCCGTAATGAAGAAAGATATATAGGTAAATGTTTAGATTCTATTTTTAATCAAAATTATCCAATATCAAAAATTGAAATAATTGTTGTTGACGGAATTTCTGAGGATAATACAATAAATATTATTAAGGAATATCAAAAAAAATTCAATAACATTATTTTGTTAACAAATCAATTTAAAAAAACTCCTCAAGGCTTAAATATTGGTATAAAAAATTCTTCCGGCGAAATAATTGTAATACTTGGCGCTCACGCTACAATTGATAAAAATTTTATTAAGTTCAATAATGAGTTAATCCAGGAAAAAAATGTTTATGTAACTGGCGGAACACAAGAAAATTTGGGGTTAACTTTTACTCAAAACTTAATTGGAACTGCTATGGAGCTTCCGTTTGCAATGGGAAGTGCGAAGTACAGATGGAGTAATAAAGAACAATATGTTGACACTGTTGTTTACGCTGCGTATAAAAAGGAACTTTTTAATGAAATTGGATATTTTGAAGAAAATTTTACAATATCGGAAGATGCCGAATTAAATTGGAGAATTAGAAATGCCGGATACAAAATATTATATTCACCCAAAATCAAAAGTTACTATTATCCGAGAGATTCCATAATAAGTTTTATTAAACAAATTTTTAGATATGGAATTCTTAGAGTAAATGTTGTTAAAAAACATTTTAATTCAATTAAACTACTTCATTTAATTCCGCCAATTTTTGTTATTATTTTGATTATTACTTTTTTAACTAGCTTATTATATAAAGTTGGTTTTAATGTCTTATTGATCGAGCTCGGAATTTATTTTTTAATAAATATTATCACGATCTTTTTGAAATTATTTCCTAATAAATTAAGTTATTTATTATTTATGCCTTTTTTAATTTTTATTATGCACATTAGTTGGGGAACAGGTTTTATATATGGACTTATAAAATCTAAAGAAACTGTAATTTAA
- a CDS encoding NAD(P)-dependent oxidoreductase: MRKILVTGAAGYIGSVLTRQLLERGYYVLGVDSLFFGGESLIGIYNNPKFEFIKGDLRNSVFTNKILNGITDVVHLAAIVGDPACSKQPTLAQEINWIASKNLFDFCNENEKINHFIFASTCSNYGKMKSGGYVTEDSELSPVSLYAELKVKFENYMLNENIRNNFYPTSLRFSTVYGLSSRIRFDLTVNEFIRDVTFGKELQIFGEQFWRPYCHVEDLAYSCIKVLESPIEKVKQNVFNVGATEENYQKKMIAEEILKIIPTAKITYIKKNEDPRDYRVDFSKIKNVLNFEISKKVPDGLKEINKILEDGLLSDPYSEKFKNI; this comes from the coding sequence ATGCGGAAAATATTGGTAACTGGAGCAGCAGGTTATATTGGATCAGTATTAACAAGACAATTACTTGAAAGGGGCTATTATGTTTTAGGAGTAGATTCCTTGTTTTTTGGTGGTGAATCTTTAATTGGAATATATAATAATCCAAAATTTGAATTTATTAAAGGTGATTTAAGAAATAGTGTATTTACCAATAAAATTTTAAATGGAATAACAGATGTTGTTCATTTAGCTGCAATTGTTGGTGATCCAGCATGTTCAAAACAACCTACACTTGCCCAAGAAATCAATTGGATTGCATCTAAAAATTTATTCGATTTTTGTAACGAAAATGAAAAAATAAATCATTTTATTTTTGCTTCTACCTGTAGTAATTATGGTAAGATGAAAAGTGGAGGTTATGTTACTGAAGATTCGGAACTGAGTCCTGTTTCACTTTACGCTGAATTGAAAGTTAAATTTGAAAATTATATGCTCAACGAAAATATTAGGAATAATTTCTACCCAACGTCTTTGAGATTTTCTACTGTATATGGGTTGTCTTCAAGGATAAGATTTGATTTAACTGTTAATGAGTTTATTCGTGATGTCACGTTCGGTAAAGAATTACAAATATTCGGCGAACAATTTTGGCGACCTTATTGCCATGTTGAGGATCTAGCTTATTCTTGTATAAAAGTATTAGAATCGCCTATCGAGAAGGTCAAACAAAATGTATTTAATGTTGGCGCTACAGAAGAAAATTACCAAAAGAAAATGATTGCAGAAGAAATTTTAAAGATTATTCCAACTGCAAAAATTACTTATATAAAAAAGAATGAGGACCCTAGAGACTATCGTGTCGATTTTTCAAAAATAAAAAATGTTTTAAATTTTGAAATTTCGAAAAAGGTGCCCGATGGACTAAAAGAGATAAATAAAATTTTGGAGGATGGTTTACTATCAGATCCGTATTCAGAAAAATTTAAAAATATTTAA